One Rosa chinensis cultivar Old Blush chromosome 5, RchiOBHm-V2, whole genome shotgun sequence genomic region harbors:
- the LOC112203954 gene encoding uncharacterized protein LOC112203954, whose amino-acid sequence MISDPEPQFSKAITTRSGRTLVDPPEKGNKAQAVIEEEEDVEYSKRVLEKDLATSKVETQASPTSEPPKGNVPNFQSSVIANPSSYIPFPNRFAKSKKEEEEKPILEIFKKVQVNIPLIECLTQIPKYAKYLKELCTTRRRTREKKVVKMSENVLAVIQRKLPPKLKDPGSFSIPCTIGNTNFENVMLDLRASINVMPYSIYESLDLGELKNDNVIIQLADRSNAYLKGYVEDVLV is encoded by the coding sequence ATGATTTCGGACCCAGAGCCCCAATTTTCTAAGGCTATCACAACAAGGAGTGGACGTACACTTGTGGATCCACCAGAGAAAGGTAATAAAGCCCAAGCCGTgatagaagaagaggaggacgtTGAGTATTCTAAAAGGGTACTTGAGAAGGACCTTGCCACATCTAAGGTTGAGACACAAGCATCTCCAACGTCTGAACCCCCAAAAGGTAATGTTCCTAACTTTCAAAGTTCAGTTATTGCTAATCCATCGTCCTATATTCCATTTCCAAACAGATTTGCAAAAtcaaagaaggaggaggaggaaaaacCAATTTTGGAGATTTTCAAGAAGGTACAAGTCAACATACCTTTGATTGAGTGTCTTACTCAAATCCCTAAGTACGCTAAGTACTTGAAGGAGCTTTGCACCACTAGGAGACGTACACGTGAGAAAAAGGTAGTAAAAATGTCTGAAAACGTCTTAGCTGTGATTCAGAGAAAGCTTCCACCTAAGCTTAAAGACCCAGGAAGTTTTTCTATCCCTTGCACTATTGGTAACACTAATTTCGAAAATGTGATGCTAGATCTAAGAGCttctataaatgttatgccttataGTATTTATGAATCTCTAGACCTAGGCGAGCTTAAAAATGATAATGTGATTATCCAATTAGCTGACAGATCTAATGCTTATCTGAAAGGGTATGTTGAGGATGTCCTTGTGTAG
- the LOC121049220 gene encoding uncharacterized protein LOC121049220 produces MTVLQYEERFIALSRFAPELVAIEKLKVDQFINGLLPVYRDWLAPHDYPTFKLAVEAAMRCEARYLDGSRPLEIGGPSQGPSKRIASSSGSACHQAVDRAVQILALVSASGDSSGGLGRQVGDSSGVALLVAVEALVDRRFRETIPSVLLVVDTMRARVRQVWGLITSVASGVTTGENALKGVCLEADLIPFELVEFDVILGMDFLRMHHALVDCFCSTILFRSPGKPVVTFYGEREVLPSCIISALTAKKMLSKGCQAYLAHVVNSNAEVMDLSQIPIAGDYPDVFPEELPGLPPVREIDFTIDLLPGTTPISQAPYRMAPAEVKELYIQLQELTDKGFIQPSVSPWGAPVLFVKKKDGTLRLCIDYRKLNRVTIRNKYPLPRIDDLFDQLRGAKVFSKIDLRSGYHQLRIKEEDVAKTAFRSRYGHYEFLVMPFGLTNAPAAFMDLMNRVFRPCLDRFVIVFIDDILVYSKSEELHAEHLNIVLETLRLLQLYAKFSKCEFWLDQVTFLGHVITAAGVSVDPQKVEAVLNWERPTNVTEIRSFLGLAGYYRRFVQNFSRIAAPLTKLTRKGVRFVWSKNCERSFQELKSRLTSAPILSLPDDSGEYVIYSDASRQGLGCVLMQHGNVIAYASRQLKPHELNYPTHDLELAAIVLALKLWRHYLYGARCQIFTDHKSHKYVFTQPNLNLRQRRWMELIEDYDCTIEYHPGKANVVADALSRNPSVTLSYLRATRVSELRSTGVELSVDEVGTLRLCVPNVEALKREILDEAHNSAYALHPGGTKMYRTLKEYYWWPNMKREIAAFVSKCLVCQQVKAERQKPSGLLQPLPIPKWKWEHLTMDFIYKLPRTQDGKDGIWVIVDRLTKSAHFLAVKETFSLDKLAKLYVDEIVKLHGVPESIRLKTAQSRQKSYADKHRKHLEFQVGDWVFLKLSPWKGVVRFGKRGKLSPRYMGPYEIVERIGLVAYRSALPPQLSRVHDVFHVSMLRKYITDPSHVLPAQPITLTEDLTYEEEPVQILDRREQVLRSKVIPLVKVLWRNHLIEEDTWEPEDQILCWPVEEDLKVFGDVNSSVNSSIRVLEFGFGIPAFSACDCRENQMAKGLTQSIKDLASSLCLRLPIFHGFNVEDPNKHLKEFLFVCSCMTPQEVDEDIFKLKAFPFSLEDRAKDWLYELPKGHITSWNGLMEAFLETYFPTSRVIMLRKKITGIAQDVHETYPAYYERFKALLSQCPQHNFKDENLLQFFYEGLTHLDRQMLDAASGGAFVDKMPSEGMKLIANRALNAQQYEGLGNSTQRVSEVLSIHGQPISRTWEDCNVIGDYVQQGFYKPQVFQNFVSSNFDSISNPSYDKMFEALASSTQALVDSRKDILELKEQIG; encoded by the exons ATGACCGTGTTACAGTATGAGGAGCGTTTCATTGCTTTGTCTCGGTTTGCCCCTGAGTTGGTGGCCATAGAAAAGTTGAAGGTTGATCAGTTTATCAATGGTCTCCTACCTGTATATAGAGATTGGTTGGCGCCTCACGATTATCCGACTTTTAAGTTAGCAGTGGAGGCTGCTATGAGGTGTGAGGCTAGATATCTGGACGGTTCCCGACCTTTGGAGATTGGCGGTCCCAGTCAGGGGCCATCTAAGAGAATTGCCTCCAGTTCGGGTTCTGCATGTCATCAAGCAGTAGACCGAGCAGTTCAGATTCTAGCTCTCGTCAGCGCTTCAGGGGACTCTTCAGGAGGCCTGGGCAGACAGGTAGGAGACAGTTCAGGGGTGGCACTGCTAGTTGCAGTGGAGGCTTTGGTAGACAGGCGATTCCGAGAGACTATCCCCAGTGTGCTACTTGTGGTAGACACCATGCGGGCCCGTGTCAGGCAGGTGTGGGGACTTATTACCAGTGTGGCCAGTGGGGTCACTACAGGAGAGAATGCCCTCA AAGGAGTTTGCTTAGAGGCGGACTTGATTCCATTTGAGttagtggagtttgatgtaatcctAGGGATGGATTTCCTTCGGATGCATCATGCCTTAGTGGATTGCTTTTGTAGTACTATATTATTTCGGAGTCCGGGTAAGCCAGTTGTCACCTTTTATGGTGAACGGGAGGTTCTCCCATCTTGCATAATCTCAGCTTTAACTGCTAAGAAGATGTTGAGTAAGGGTTGCcaagcttatttggcacatgtggtgaaTTCAAATGCCGAAGTTATGGATCTCAGCCAAATTCCTATTGCTGGTGACTATCCAGATGTATTTCCAGAAGAATTGCCTGGATTGCCCCCGGTGCGAGAgatagactttaccattgatttacttccaggtacgacacccatctctcaagcaccttatagaatggcaccGGCAGAAGTGAAGGAGTTGTATATACAGTTGCAGGAGTTAACGGATAAAGGGTTTATACAACCTAGTGTATCTccctggggtgcacctgtgttgtttgtgaagaagaaagacggtactttgaggctttgtattgattaccggaaactaaacagggtgactataaggaataaatatcccttgccccgcattgatgatttgtttgaccagttgaggggtgctaaagttttctcaaagattgatttgaggtctggttatcatcagttacggattaaagaggaggatgtagccaaaactgcttttcgatcacgttatggtcattatgagtttcttgttatgccttttgggttgacTAATGCACCCGCTGCTTTTATGGATCTCATGAACAGGGTGTTTCGCCCGTGTCTTGACcgctttgtgattgtgttcattgatgacATACTGGTTTATTCTAAAAGTGAGGAGTTACATGCTGAGCACTTGAATATTGTGTTGGAGACTCTACGGCTACTCCAATTGTATGCTAAATTCagtaagtgtgagttttggcTTGACCAAGTGACATTCTTGGGTCACGTCATTACAGCTGCTGGTGTTAGTGTTGATCCCCAAAAAGTAGAAGCAGTGTTGaattgggaaagacctaccAATGTAACGGaaattcgtagtttcttgggtcttGCTGGTTACTATCGACGTTTTGTGCAAAACTTTTCTAGAATTGCCGCTCCTCTTACTAAGTTAACGAGAAAGGGTGTCAGATTTGTTTGGTCTAAAAATTGTGAGCGGAGCTTCCAAGAACTTAAGAGTCGGCTGACTAGTGCTCCAATTCTATCCTTAcctgatgatagtggggagtatgtAATTTACAGCGATGCCTCTAGACAAGGCTTAGGCTGTGTTCTAATGCAGCATGGTAATGTGATTGCTTAtgcttctagacagttgaagccaCATGAGTTGAATTATCCCACACATGATTTAGAGTTGGCAGCTATTGTACTTGCTCTTAAGCTATGGAGGCATTATCTGTATGGAGCCAGATGTCAGATTTTCACTGACCATAAGAGCCACAAGTATGTGTTTACACAACCGAATTTAAATTTAAGACAACGAAGATGGATGgaattgattgaagattatGATTGTACCATTGAGTATCACCCCGGTAAAgcgaatgtggtggcggatgcaCTTAGTAGGAATCCATCCGTGACCTTGTCATATTTAAGGGCCACTCGAGTGTCAGAGTTGAGGTCTACAGGGGTTGAGTTATCGGTTgatgaggttggtactctg AGACTTTGTGTTCCTAACGTTGAAGCACTTAAAcgagaaatacttgatgaagctcataacTCCGCGTATGCCCTGCATCCTGGTGGTACAAAAATGTATCGGACTCTCAAAGAGTACTATTGGTGGccaaacatgaaaagagaaattgcagctTTTGTGAGTAAATGCCTTGTGTGCCAGCAAGTGAAAGCGGAAAGGCAAAAACCGTCGGGATTGTTGCAACCTTTGCCCATCCCGAAATGGAAATGGGAACATCtcaccatggattttatttacaagttacctcgtacgcaggatggtaaggatggtatttgggtgattgtggatcgactcaCCAAATCAGCTCATTTTTTGGCAGTAAAGGAAACCTTTAGTTTGGACAAATTGGCAAAGTTGTATGTGGACGAAATTGTAAAGCTTCATGGTGTTCCCGAGTCcatt AGACTCAAGACGGCTCAAAGCAGACAGAAAAGCTACGCAGATAAACACAGGAAGcatcttgaatttcaagttggtgattgggtatttTTGAAGTTATCTCCTTGGAAGGGTGTGGTAAGGTTTGGTAAACGAGGGAAACTAAGCCCAAGGTATATGGGTCCCTATGAGATTGTGGAACGAATTGGTCTTGTCGCTTATCGCTCGGCTTTACCTCCACAACTATCTCGAGTACATGATGTCTTCCATGTCTCCATGCTTCGCAAGTACATCACTGATCCTTCACATGTGTTACCAGCTCAACCCATTACACTTACAGAAGATCTAacatatgaagaagaaccagtaCAGATCCTTGATCGTCGTGAGCAAGTACTCCGAAGTAAGGTTATACCTTTGGTTAAAGTATTGTGGAGGAATCACCTAATTGAAGAAGAtacttgggaaccagaggatcaaat CTTGTGTTGgccggtggaggaagatttgaaggtgtttgggGACGTGAACAGTAGTGTGAACAGTTCCATCCGAgttcttgagtttgggtttggaattccGGCTTTTTCTGCTTGTGATTGTAG GGAAAATCAAATGGCTAAAGGATTAACCCAGTCTATTAAGGACCTTGCGTCCTCATTGTGCCTG AGACTTCCCATTTTCCATGGCTTTAATGTTGAAGACCCTAATAAGCACTTGAAGGAGTTTCTATTTGTTTGCTCATGTATGACGCCTCAAGAGGTTGATGAAGACATCTTCAAGTTAAAGGCATTCCCATTTTCTCTGGAGGATCGTGCAAAGGATTGGTTGTATGAGCTGCCTAAAGGACATATTACATCTTGGAATGGATTAATGGAAGCATTTTTGGAAACGTATTTTCCCACTTCACGTGTGATCATGCTTAGGAAGAAAATCACAGGAATTGCTCAAGATGTGCATGAGACTTATCCagcttattatgagaggttcaagGCCTTGTTATCACAATGTCCACAACATAACTTCAAGGACGAGAATCTCCTCCAATTcttctatgaaggactcaccCATTTGGATAGACAAATGTTAGATGCTGCAAGTGGTGGGGCCTTTGTAGACAAAATGCCATCAGAGGGAATGAAATTGATTGCCAATCGTGCTTTAAATGCTCAACAATATGAAGGCCTTGGTAATTCAACGCAGAGGGTAAGTGAG GTACTTAGCATTCATGGACAACCAATCTCCCGAACTTGGGAAGATTGCAACGTTATTGGTGACTATGTTCAACAAGGCTTTTATAAGCCTCAGGTTTTTCAGAACTTTGTTTCTTCCAATTTTGACTCGATTTCTAACCCTAGCTATgataagatgtttgaagctttagcaagttctacTCAAGCACTTGTGGACAGTCGTAAGGACATCTTGGAATTGAAGGAACAAATAGGTTAA